From a single Clostridium isatidis genomic region:
- a CDS encoding dipeptidase → MNSIDLHCDTAIRLLYENLELRDSICKVDINKLKKAGALAQVFAHFVELNLVENPYEEFKKINKKLMEEIEKNSDEIEVVTNLDEMYKAKANSKIGAFLSIEEGEVLEGKIERLKEVYDLGIRFITLTWNFENTIGYPNINFKYKDRGLKDKGKELVLEMEKLGIIPDCSHLSDAGFYDLIDICKKPFVATHSNARAITNHPRNLTDDMIIKLANKGGIMGLNFCSAFLGEAKVSTIESMLAHLKHIRNIGGIDVIALGTDYDGIENEVEIKDIGDIGILRDILLKEKFTNTEIDKIFYKNVERMIKECLK, encoded by the coding sequence ATGAATTCAATAGATTTACATTGTGATACAGCCATTAGATTATTATATGAAAATTTAGAGTTAAGAGATAGTATATGTAAAGTAGATATAAATAAATTAAAAAAAGCAGGGGCTTTAGCTCAGGTTTTTGCTCACTTTGTAGAGTTAAATTTAGTAGAAAATCCCTATGAAGAATTTAAGAAAATCAATAAAAAATTAATGGAGGAAATTGAGAAAAATTCTGATGAAATTGAAGTTGTTACTAATTTAGATGAAATGTACAAAGCAAAAGCAAATAGTAAAATAGGAGCTTTTTTGTCTATAGAAGAAGGAGAAGTTTTAGAAGGAAAAATTGAAAGACTAAAAGAGGTTTATGATTTAGGAATAAGATTTATTACCTTAACCTGGAATTTTGAAAATACTATAGGATATCCTAATATTAATTTTAAATATAAAGATAGAGGATTAAAGGATAAAGGAAAAGAATTAGTTCTTGAAATGGAGAAGCTTGGAATAATTCCAGATTGTTCTCATTTATCGGATGCTGGTTTTTATGATTTAATTGATATATGCAAAAAGCCATTTGTAGCAACCCATTCTAATGCAAGAGCAATAACTAATCATCCAAGAAATTTAACAGATGATATGATAATAAAGCTAGCGAATAAAGGTGGCATAATGGGTCTTAATTTTTGTTCTGCTTTCTTAGGTGAAGCAAAAGTTTCTACTATAGAATCTATGTTGGCCCATTTGAAACATATAAGAAATATTGGAGGAATTGATGTTATTGCTTTAGGAACTGACTATGATGGGATAGAAAATGAAGTTGAAATAAAGGATATAGGAGATATAGGTATATTAAGAGATATATTATTGAAAGAAAAATTTACGAATACAGAAATTGATAAAATATTTTATAAAAATGTAGAAAGAATGATTAAAGAGTGTTTAAAATAG
- the pflA gene encoding pyruvate formate-lyase-activating protein → MTKGRIHSIETMGLVDGPGIRTVIFFQGCLLRCSYCHNPDTWNVSGGYEIDAKDLFKKVLRYKAFFEKSGGGVTCSGGDPLMQPAFLLEFFKLCKENNIHTTLDTSGVGLGNYAEILRYTDLVLLDVKHHEEDQYKKITGRSMDSYKAFVEELYKANTPLWIRHVVVPGITDDEEHIRNLSKYIKSTFKNVQKIELLPYHTMGEEKYNKLGIDYRLKGLKPMDRDKCQELEKILYNNSI, encoded by the coding sequence ATGACAAAAGGAAGAATTCATTCAATTGAAACAATGGGCTTGGTAGATGGTCCAGGAATAAGGACAGTAATATTCTTTCAAGGCTGCCTTTTAAGATGTTCCTATTGTCATAATCCCGATACATGGAATGTTAGTGGAGGCTATGAAATAGATGCGAAGGACTTATTCAAAAAAGTCCTTCGTTATAAAGCCTTTTTTGAAAAATCTGGTGGTGGAGTTACATGTTCCGGTGGAGATCCTTTAATGCAGCCTGCTTTTTTGCTAGAGTTTTTTAAGCTTTGTAAGGAGAATAATATTCATACTACTTTAGATACATCTGGTGTAGGTTTAGGTAACTATGCAGAAATATTAAGATATACAGATTTAGTTCTATTAGATGTAAAACATCATGAAGAAGATCAGTATAAAAAAATTACTGGAAGGTCTATGGATAGTTATAAAGCCTTTGTAGAAGAACTATATAAAGCAAATACTCCTTTATGGATAAGACATGTAGTTGTTCCTGGAATAACTGATGATGAAGAACATATTAGAAATCTATCTAAATACATAAAATCTACTTTTAAAAATGTTCAAAAAATTGAACTTCTACCTTATCATACTATGGGCGAAGAAAAATATAACAAACTTGGAATTGACTATAGGTTAAAAGGATTAAAACCAATGGATAGAGATAAATGCCAAGAGTTAGAAAAAATTCTCTACAATAATAGCATTTAA
- a CDS encoding metallophosphoesterase produces MKNLSKVYKEAAEIKFDYKDNLVFISDVHRGDGTIFDSFIQNKNIYKTALAYYYKRNFTYVENGDGDELWKNKDFSEIAYSYNDIFKILNKFKEENRIYIIYGNHDIIKSEENFYISQYKILKKWGRHYGKEFLSFIKDLTFYEGIKFKFTPINEVIFVFHGHQLDTMNSRYWKLSRFLVRYPWKFLNGIAGFKDPTSPAKNNKKGSKIDKKLEKLAEENNIMIICGHTHNSRMPKTTETAYFNDGCCVLPYAMTAIEIEEGKISLVKWIIETDEAGILRVVRRKIYGPKNLETYFMKIKNKGEK; encoded by the coding sequence ATGAAAAATTTATCTAAAGTATATAAAGAAGCAGCAGAAATAAAATTTGATTATAAAGATAATTTAGTTTTTATTTCAGATGTTCATAGAGGAGATGGAACGATTTTTGATTCTTTTATACAAAATAAAAATATTTATAAAACTGCCTTAGCTTATTATTATAAAAGAAATTTTACTTATGTTGAAAATGGAGATGGAGATGAGCTGTGGAAAAATAAGGATTTTTCTGAAATAGCTTATTCTTATAATGATATATTTAAAATTCTAAATAAATTTAAAGAAGAAAATAGAATTTATATAATTTATGGAAATCATGATATAATAAAAAGCGAAGAAAATTTTTATATAAGTCAATACAAGATTTTAAAGAAATGGGGCCGCCATTATGGAAAGGAGTTCTTAAGTTTTATTAAGGATTTAACCTTCTATGAGGGAATAAAGTTTAAGTTCACTCCAATAAATGAAGTTATTTTTGTCTTTCATGGACACCAACTTGATACAATGAATTCGAGATATTGGAAATTATCAAGATTTTTAGTAAGATATCCTTGGAAATTTCTAAATGGAATTGCAGGTTTTAAGGATCCTACTAGTCCTGCCAAAAACAATAAAAAGGGGAGTAAGATAGATAAAAAATTAGAAAAATTGGCAGAAGAGAATAATATAATGATAATTTGTGGACATACTCACAATAGCAGAATGCCTAAAACTACAGAAACAGCTTATTTTAACGATGGCTGTTGTGTTCTACCTTATGCAATGACGGCTATAGAAATTGAAGAAGGAAAAATATCTTTAGTAAAATGGATTATTGAAACAGATGAAGCAGGAATTCTTAGAGTGGTAAGAAGGAAAATATATGGACCTAAGAATTTAGAAACTTATTTTATGAAAATAAAAAATAAAGGAGAAAAATAA
- a CDS encoding DNA topoisomerase III produces MGKSLVLAEKPSVGRDLAKVLKCNQNKRTYIEGNKYIVTWALGHLVGLQDPEAYDDKYKSWSMETLPMLPKNMKLTVLKKTSKQFYEVKKLLNRNDVDEIIIATDAGREGELVARWIIEKAGVKKKPIKRLWISSQTNKAILEGFKKLKDGREYNNLYKAAVCRAEADWIVGLNATRALTCKYNAQLSAGRVQSPTLAMIVDREEEIKNFKPEDYYTLNVKGNNFTLNWVNNKGNSSIFNKEFADSLAAKVKGHDGEVVDITKSNKKKYSPALYDLTELQRDANKFWGYSAKQTLNIMQRLYENHKLLTYPRTDSRYISSDIVPTIPERLKAIGIGEYRIYAEKLLKEGVKANKNFVDNSKVSDHHAIIPTEERGNTANLSSEERHIYDLVVKRFLSVMLPPYEYEQTNLKVLVNGETFTAKGNITKNKGWKKLYEKDNLNEVENSQELPTLNKGDKIKILQVNLVKKQTTPPARFDEATLLSAMENPNKYIAVSKDAAKTLNETGGLGTVATRADIIEKLFNSFVIEKRGKEIVPTSKGKQLIELVPAELKSPLLTAKWENKLDKISKGKEDPSTFIKEMRNYAIALVEAIKQENSKFIHDNQTGRKCPNCSKYLLEVKGKNSRMLVCQDRECGYKENLARFTNVRCPECKKKLELRGEGEAKIYVCVGATCNFREKASQFEKRFDKNDKVNKKEVNKIIRKIKKEAEEFNNNPFASLLGNLNLEDK; encoded by the coding sequence ATGGGAAAATCACTAGTACTAGCGGAAAAGCCTTCTGTTGGTAGAGATTTAGCAAAGGTTTTGAAATGTAATCAAAATAAAAGAACATATATAGAAGGAAATAAATATATTGTTACTTGGGCTCTTGGGCATTTAGTAGGCCTTCAAGATCCTGAAGCTTATGATGATAAATATAAAAGTTGGTCAATGGAAACTCTTCCAATGCTTCCAAAGAACATGAAACTTACTGTTTTGAAAAAGACTTCAAAACAGTTTTATGAAGTAAAAAAATTATTAAATAGAAATGATGTAGATGAAATAATTATTGCAACAGATGCAGGTCGTGAGGGTGAACTTGTAGCAAGGTGGATAATAGAAAAAGCTGGAGTAAAAAAGAAACCAATAAAAAGACTTTGGATTTCTTCCCAAACAAATAAAGCCATATTAGAAGGTTTTAAAAAGTTAAAGGATGGAAGAGAATATAATAATTTATATAAGGCGGCAGTATGCAGGGCGGAAGCTGACTGGATAGTAGGACTTAATGCAACTAGGGCTTTAACTTGTAAATATAATGCCCAATTATCTGCTGGAAGAGTTCAATCTCCAACCCTGGCTATGATAGTTGATAGGGAAGAAGAAATTAAAAACTTTAAACCAGAAGACTATTATACTTTAAATGTTAAAGGAAATAATTTTACATTAAATTGGGTAAATAATAAAGGCAACTCTTCAATATTTAATAAGGAATTTGCTGATTCCTTAGCGGCTAAAGTTAAAGGTCATGATGGTGAAGTAGTTGATATAACTAAGTCAAATAAAAAGAAATATTCACCTGCCCTTTATGATTTAACTGAACTTCAAAGAGATGCAAATAAATTTTGGGGATATTCTGCAAAACAAACTCTTAATATTATGCAAAGGCTTTATGAAAATCATAAATTATTAACTTACCCAAGAACAGATTCAAGATATATTAGTTCGGATATTGTTCCAACAATTCCTGAAAGGCTAAAGGCTATTGGAATAGGTGAATATAGAATTTATGCTGAAAAATTACTTAAGGAAGGGGTAAAGGCAAACAAAAACTTTGTTGATAACAGCAAAGTAAGTGATCACCATGCTATAATTCCTACAGAAGAAAGAGGAAATACAGCTAACTTAAGTAGTGAGGAGAGACATATTTATGATTTAGTAGTAAAGAGATTTTTAAGTGTAATGCTTCCTCCCTATGAATATGAACAAACTAATTTAAAGGTATTAGTAAATGGAGAAACATTTACTGCCAAAGGCAATATTACTAAAAATAAGGGCTGGAAAAAGTTATATGAAAAAGATAATTTAAATGAAGTGGAAAACAGCCAGGAGCTTCCTACTTTAAATAAGGGTGATAAGATTAAAATTTTACAAGTTAATTTAGTTAAAAAGCAAACTACACCTCCAGCAAGGTTTGATGAAGCAACCCTTCTATCAGCTATGGAAAATCCAAATAAATATATTGCAGTTTCAAAGGACGCAGCTAAAACACTAAATGAAACTGGAGGCCTTGGAACAGTTGCAACTAGAGCTGATATTATTGAAAAATTATTTAATTCCTTTGTTATAGAGAAGAGAGGCAAGGAAATAGTTCCAACTTCAAAGGGAAAACAGTTGATAGAATTAGTACCAGCAGAGTTAAAATCACCACTATTAACGGCAAAATGGGAAAATAAATTAGATAAAATAAGCAAAGGAAAAGAAGACCCAAGTACTTTTATAAAGGAAATGAGAAATTATGCCATTGCCTTAGTGGAAGCAATAAAACAAGAAAATAGCAAATTTATTCACGATAACCAAACGGGAAGGAAGTGCCCTAACTGCAGTAAATATCTCCTTGAAGTTAAGGGGAAAAATAGCAGAATGCTTGTGTGTCAGGATAGAGAATGTGGCTATAAGGAAAACTTGGCTAGATTTACAAATGTTAGATGTCCTGAATGTAAGAAAAAGCTTGAACTTAGAGGAGAAGGGGAAGCTAAGATATATGTTTGTGTAGGAGCTACTTGTAATTTTAGAGAAAAAGCATCGCAGTTTGAAAAAAGATTTGATAAGAATGATAAAGTGAATAAAAAGGAAGTTAATAAGATAATAAGGAAAATAAAAAAGGAAGCAGAAGAATTTAATAACAATCCTTTTGCTTCTTTACTTGGTAATTTAAATTTAGAAGATAAATAA
- the ymfI gene encoding elongation factor P 5-aminopentanone reductase, translated as MVNLQGKVALVTGASRGIGKAIALELAKSGATVVINYSKDDNGAETTLAEIIAIGGYGKLIKGNIGDAKRAKKIIDFVIQDFGKIDILVNNAGISIVGLFMDSTEEEISNIISTNLLGAIYLSKYALPHMIKRGYGNIINISSMWGEVGASCEVLYSTTKGGINLFTKSLAKEVAPMGVRVNAIAPGAINTEMNSFLSEEDKLELEREIPVGRFGETKEIAKAVLFLCNDECKYLTGQVIRVDGGMI; from the coding sequence ATGGTAAACTTACAAGGCAAAGTAGCTTTAGTTACAGGGGCTTCTAGGGGTATAGGTAAAGCTATTGCTTTAGAATTAGCAAAGTCTGGAGCAACTGTTGTAATTAATTATTCAAAGGATGATAATGGAGCAGAAACAACTTTAGCAGAAATTATCGCTATTGGAGGATATGGGAAACTTATAAAAGGAAATATTGGAGATGCTAAAAGAGCAAAAAAAATAATAGATTTTGTTATTCAGGACTTTGGAAAAATAGATATTTTAGTTAATAATGCTGGAATATCTATTGTGGGATTATTTATGGATTCCACAGAAGAAGAGATAAGCAATATAATAAGTACTAATCTTTTGGGGGCGATTTATTTAAGCAAGTATGCATTACCTCATATGATTAAAAGAGGTTATGGAAACATAATAAATATTTCTTCAATGTGGGGAGAAGTCGGAGCTTCTTGTGAAGTTTTATATTCTACTACAAAGGGAGGAATAAATCTATTCACTAAATCTTTAGCTAAAGAAGTTGCTCCTATGGGTGTTAGAGTGAATGCAATTGCACCAGGAGCTATAAATACTGAAATGAATTCTTTTTTAAGTGAAGAAGATAAATTAGAATTAGAAAGGGAAATACCAGTAGGAAGATTTGGGGAAACAAAAGAAATAGCAAAAGCAGTTTTATTTTTATGTAATGATGAGTGTAAATATCTGACGGGACAGGTAATTAGAGTAGATGGAGGGATGATTTAA